The following coding sequences lie in one Hyalangium minutum genomic window:
- a CDS encoding inorganic pyrophosphatase: MKKPQWHAFQAHPWHGVSPGEDAPQTVTAFIELVPTDAVKYELDKETGILRLDRPQQFSSQCPTPYGFIPRTFCGPQVAKRAAERTGHKDIQGDGDPMDICVLTEKVITSGNLLVRAVPIGGLRMIDGKEADDKIIAVLESDLAYGEVQHLAQSPRAMVDRLKHYFLTYKQIPGEGKRQVEIAEVYDRPEALEVIRRSMKDYQQLYGKAPARAKSPKGRKR, translated from the coding sequence ATGAAGAAGCCCCAGTGGCATGCATTCCAGGCGCACCCGTGGCACGGCGTGAGCCCCGGCGAGGACGCGCCGCAGACCGTCACCGCGTTCATCGAGCTCGTCCCCACGGACGCGGTGAAGTACGAGCTGGACAAGGAGACGGGCATCCTCCGGCTGGACCGGCCCCAGCAGTTCTCCAGCCAGTGCCCCACGCCCTACGGCTTCATCCCGCGGACGTTCTGCGGCCCGCAGGTGGCCAAGCGCGCTGCCGAGCGCACTGGCCACAAGGACATCCAGGGCGATGGCGACCCGATGGACATCTGCGTGCTGACGGAGAAGGTCATCACCAGCGGCAACCTGCTGGTGCGCGCGGTGCCCATCGGCGGGCTGCGGATGATCGACGGCAAGGAGGCCGACGACAAGATCATCGCCGTGCTGGAGTCGGACCTCGCGTATGGCGAGGTGCAGCACCTGGCGCAGAGCCCTCGCGCCATGGTGGACCGGCTCAAGCACTACTTCCTCACGTACAAGCAGATCCCCGGCGAGGGGAAGCGCCAGGTGGAGATCGCCGAGGTGTACGATCGGCCCGAGGCGCTCGAGGTCATCCGCCGCAGCATGAAGGACTACCAGCAGCTCTATGGGAAGGCTCCGGCGCGCGCCAAGAGCCCCAAGGGCCGCAAGCGCTGA